CATCGGCCGGGACACCGCCCAGTTCTTGGGTACGAGTTCGCCGATCACCATCTGCACGGCGGAGGCGAACAGCATGCCGACGATCACCGCGACGGTGGGTACCGCCCCTTCGGGCAGTCCGGTGGCCGCCACCGGGTCGCCGAGCAGGTCGGCGAGCGCGGGCTCGGCGAGCATGCCGACGACGAGCGAGGTGATGGTGATGCCGAGCTGGGTGCCGGAGAGCTGGAAGGAGAGTTCCTTCAGGGCGGCCAGCACGGTACGGGCCCGCCGGTCACCGGTGGCCGCGGCCTCCTCGGCGTCCGGGCGGTCCACCGTGACCAGACCGAACTCGGCGGCCACGAAGAAGCCGTTGGCGAGAATGAGCAGGAAAGCCGCTCCGAGGAGCAGCAGACTGGTGGTCATGCCGCCGCCTCCACCGGAACACGGACAGGGTCCGTGGTATCTCGGGAGGGGGCGGCGCAGGTACTACAGGACGATCCGTCCATCGCCGGAGGGAGTCACTCCTCGGTCAGCAGGGGCCCCGGTGCCGGTGGTACGAGGGCGTGAGGGGCGGCGGCGCGAGTGCGCCGCCGCCCAACAGATTAATCAACGCGGGGTGGACGAGGGGAGGGCCGCAGGCGTCCGCGGCACCGGATGTTCGTCACCTCGGACCGGTCACGTCACGTCCGTCCCGTCCGTCGTACGCGCCCCGGGCCTCGACGAGCGCGCGCAGTGCGCTCGCGTCGCGGATCGCGTGCTGCTTGGCCAGACCGGGCTGAATACCCAGCGCGGGCAGGCTGGTTCCGTCGCTGAGGTCCAGGAAGACCCAGGGGTCGCCCGCGCGCAGGTTCACCTGGACGATCTCCGCCCAGTCGAGGCTGCGGCTGCTCAGGATGTTGACCACCCGCACACCGCTCTCGGTGGCGACCACCCGGGGGCGGCACAGCATGCCGAGGCCGCCCCACAGCATCGCCGCGGTGAACACGAAGCTGATCCGCTCCCCCGGCCCGAGCTTCGGCAGTACCAGCGCGATGACGCTGATCACCACGAACATCACGGCGCCGCCGATGAGCAGGATCGCACGGGTCCTGGTCGGCCGGAAGGTACGGGGCAGGGTGGTCGGCGCGGTGGCCGCGGAGTTCTGGTCCACCGCGATCACAGCCGGCAGGCGTGGATGGCGGTGGTCAGGATGGCCCTGGCACCGAGGTCGTACAGGTCGTCCATGATCCGCTGGGCCTCCTTGGCGGGGACCATCGCGCGGACCGCGACCCAGCCCTCGTTGTGCAGCGGGGAGATGGTCGGCGACTCAAGGCCGGGGGTGAGGGCGACGGCGCGCTCCAGGTGTTCGGCGCGGCAGTCGTAGTCCATCATCACGTAGGTCCGCGCGACCAGGACGCCCTGCAGCCGGCGCAGGAACTGCTGGACCTTCGGCTCCTCGGTGTCCGCGCCGGTGCGCCGGATCACCACGGCCTCCGAGGTCATGATCGGCTCACCGACGACCTCGAGCCCGGCGTTGCGCAGCGAGGTGCCGGTCTCCACCACGTCCGCGATGATCTGGGCCACGCCGAGTTCGATCGCCGTCTCGACCGCGCCGTCGAGGTGCACGACGCTCGCGTCGACGCCCTTCTCGGCCAGGTACTTGTCGACGATGCCCTCGTAGGAGGTGGCGATCGTTCGGCCGCCGAAGTCCGACAGGCCCTGTGCGGTGCCGGGGCGGGTGGCGAAGCGGAAGGTGGAGCGGGCGAAGCCGAGCGGGAGGATCTCCTCGGCGTCGGCCCCGGAGTCGATCAGCAGGTCGCGTCCGGTGATGCCGATGTCGAGGCGGCCGGAGGAGACGTAGATGGCGATGTCGCGTGGCCGCAGATAGAAGAACTCGACCTCGTTGTCCGGGTCGACGATGACGAGTTCCTTGGACTCGCGCCGCTGCTGGTACCCGGCCTCATGGAGCATCGCCGACGCGGGGCCTGACAGGGAACCCTTGTTGGGGACGGCGATGCGCAGCATGCGGGCGTTTTCCTTTGCGTTCGGTGGGCGGTGCGAAGTAGGGGCGTAGGCCGCCTGTTCCGGTGCGCGCGGCGTGCCCGCGCCACGGCCGGCGGCCGCGGGATCAGAGATGGGCGTAGACGTCGTCGAGGGAGATACCGCGGGCGACCATCATCACCTGTACGTGGTACAGGAGTTGGGAGATCTCCTCGGCGGCGGCTTCCTTGCCCTCGTACTCGGCCGCCATCCATACCTCGGCGGCTTCCTCGACGACCTTCTTGCCGATGGCGTGAACACCCTTGTCGACCAGTTCCGCGGTACGGGAAGTGGCGGGGTCGCCGTTGGCGGCCTTGTACTGGAGCTCGGTGAAGAGCTCCTCGAACGTCTTCTTGGACATGGTGATGACTACCTTACGCGGCGGCCGGGTGCCGGTGTGCGGCGCCTCCAGAGCGTGAGACGCCGCACCGCGGGGGGCTCGGTACCGGGCTCAGTGCCAGGGCTCGGTGAGGCTGCGCAGCGTCACGGCGGTGGCGACGGCGGCGGTCACCGCCTCGTGGCCCTTGTCCTCGCGAGAGCCCTCGATGCCCGCCCTGTCGAGCGCCTGCTGCTCGTCGTCGCAGGTCAGCACGCCGAAGCCGATCGGCACTCCGGTCTCGACGGAGACCTGGGTCAGGCCCTGGGTGACGCCCTGGCACACGTACTCGAAGTGCGGGGTACCGCCGCGGATGACGACGCCGAGGGCGACCACGGCGTCGTAGCCACGGGCGGCGAGCGCCTTCGCGGCCACCGGCAGCTCGAAGCTGCCGGGTACCCGCAGCACGGTGGGCTCGCTGATGCCGAGCTCGTTCAGAGCGCGCAGGGCGCCGCCGACGAGTCCGTCCATCACCTCGACGTGCCACTGGGCGGCGACGACCGCGACGCGCAGGTCCTCGCTGTTCTTCACGGTCAGTTCGGGTGCGCCCTTGCCGCTCACGCGCTTCTCCTCGTACGTACTGGTGGTGGATTGGTGTGGGGGTTCAGCGCGCGGCCTCGGCCGCTCACTGGTTGCCGCAGGTGGTGGGGGCGCTGTCCAGCCAGGGCAGGTCGTGCCCCATCCGGTCGCGCTTGGTGCGCAGATAGCGCAGGTTGTGCTCGCCGACCGGTCCGGGCATGGGCTCGCGGCCGGTGACCTCGATGCCGCCGCGGACCAGGGCCTCGGACTTCTCGGGGTTGTTGGTGAGGAGCCGGACGCTGCGTACGCCGAGGTCCTTGAGGATCTGGGCGCCCGCGCCGTAGTCGCGGGCGTCGGCGGGCAGGCCGAGTTCCAGGTTGGCGTCCAGGGTGTCGTGGCCGCGCTCCTGCAGTTCGTAGGCGCGCAGCTTGGACAGCAGGCCGATGCCGCGGCCCTCGTGGCCGCGCAGGTAGACGACCACGCCCCGGCCCTCCTCGGCGATGCGCTGCATCGAGGTCTGCAACTGGGGGCCGCAGTCGCAGCGCAGCGAGTGGAAGACGTCGCCGGTCAGGCACTCGGAGTGGACCCGCACCAACAGGTCGGCCCCGTCGCCGAGTTCGCCGTGCACCAGGGCCACGTGCTCCACGCCGTCGACGGTGGAGCGGTAGCCGAAGGCGGTGAAGTCTCCGGCGGCGGTGGGCAGGCTGACCTCCGCCTCGCGCCGTACGGTCGGCTCGCTGTCGCGGCGGTAGGCGATCAGGTCCTCGATGGAGATGATCGACAGGCCGTGCTTGCGGGCGAAGGGGACCAGTTCGGGCAGCCGCAGCATGGTCCCGTCCTCCCCGGCGATCTCCACGATCGCCCCGGCCGGGCGCAGTCCGGCGAGCCGGGCGAGGTCGACGGCGGCCTCGGTGTGGCCGTTGCGGACCAGCACCCCGCCGGGCTTGGCGCGCAGCGGGAAGATGTGGCCGGGGCGCACGAAGTCGGAGGCCTCGGCGCCGGCGTCGGCGAGCAGTTGGAGCGTCCTCGCGCGGTCCGCGGCGGAGATGCCGGTGCTCACGCCGTGGGCGGCGGTGGCATCGACGGAGACGGTGAACGCGGTGCGCATCGACTCGGTGTTGTGCTCGACCATCTGCGGCAGGTCCAGCCGGTCGAGCTCGGGGCCCTCCATCGGCGCGCAGATCAGACCGCGGCACTCGCTCATCATGAAGGCGACCACCTCGGGCGTCGCCTTCTCGGCGGCGATGACGAGGTCGCCCTCGTTCTCCCGGTCCTCGTCGTCCACGACGACGACCGGACGGCCCGCGGCTATGTCGGCGATGGCCTGTGCGACGGGGTCCAGGCGCAGATCGGCCTCCTCGCCGTACCACTCGGGCAGGGCGGGAGCGGTGGAGGTTGGGGACGTCATGCCGGGGCTCCTTCCAGGGCGGGCCGCGCGTCGGTACGCGAGCGCAGCCACCAGTCGCGCAGGCCCCACAGGACGAGTGCGCCGTAGACGAGGTAGATCAGGCCGGAGAAGGCCAGACCGCTGGTGAAGTTGAGCGGGACGCCGACACAGTCGACGAGCAGCCAGGCGAACCAGAACTCCACCAGGCCGCGGGCCTGGGCGATCATGGCGACCAGGGTGCCGACGAACACGTAGGCGTCCGGCCAGGGGTTCCAGGACAGCGAGGGGTAGGCGGTGAACAGGCCGCCCACCGCGAGCGTGCCGAGGACGGCGAGGGCGATGAGCAGGGCCCGCTCGCGCCAGGTGGCGAACCGTACGGCCACGCCGCCGTCCGCCGCCCGCTCGGTGCCCCGGGTCCACTGGCGCCAGCCCCAGACCGCGGTGATCAGGATGATCAGCTGCTTGCCGACGCTGCCGGACTGGTGGACGTGGACATTGGCGGCGATGAGGACCAGCGCGGACAGCGCCTGGGCGGGCCAGGTCCACACCGAGCGCCGCCAGCCGAGCGCGAGGCCGACCAGGCCGACGGTGTTGCCGATCAGGTCGGAGTAGATGAGGTGCTGGCCGAAGACGGTGAAGGCCTCCGCGTTCAGCCAGCCGACCACGCTCACCGGTCGCCACCCGCCGCTCCGCCGTGCGAGAGCAGCCGCTCGACGTACTTGGCGATGACGTCCACCTCGAGGTTGACCGGCTCACCGGGCTGCTTGAGGCCGAGCGTGGTCAACGCGAGGGTGGTCGGGATCAGGCTGATGGTGAAGTAGTCGCTGCCCGCCTCGACGACGGTCAGGCTCACGCCGTCGACGGTGATGGAGCCCTTCTCGACGACGTACCGGGCGAGTTCGGCGGGCAGCGAGATCCGTACGATCTCCCAGTTCTCCGAGGGCGTACGCGCCAGGAC
This is a stretch of genomic DNA from Streptomyces sp. NA04227. It encodes these proteins:
- a CDS encoding bifunctional 3,4-dihydroxy-2-butanone-4-phosphate synthase/GTP cyclohydrolase II: MTSPTSTAPALPEWYGEEADLRLDPVAQAIADIAAGRPVVVVDDEDRENEGDLVIAAEKATPEVVAFMMSECRGLICAPMEGPELDRLDLPQMVEHNTESMRTAFTVSVDATAAHGVSTGISAADRARTLQLLADAGAEASDFVRPGHIFPLRAKPGGVLVRNGHTEAAVDLARLAGLRPAGAIVEIAGEDGTMLRLPELVPFARKHGLSIISIEDLIAYRRDSEPTVRREAEVSLPTAAGDFTAFGYRSTVDGVEHVALVHGELGDGADLLVRVHSECLTGDVFHSLRCDCGPQLQTSMQRIAEEGRGVVVYLRGHEGRGIGLLSKLRAYELQERGHDTLDANLELGLPADARDYGAGAQILKDLGVRSVRLLTNNPEKSEALVRGGIEVTGREPMPGPVGEHNLRYLRTKRDRMGHDLPWLDSAPTTCGNQ
- the hisG gene encoding ATP phosphoribosyltransferase, which gives rise to MLRIAVPNKGSLSGPASAMLHEAGYQQRRESKELVIVDPDNEVEFFYLRPRDIAIYVSSGRLDIGITGRDLLIDSGADAEEILPLGFARSTFRFATRPGTAQGLSDFGGRTIATSYEGIVDKYLAEKGVDASVVHLDGAVETAIELGVAQIIADVVETGTSLRNAGLEVVGEPIMTSEAVVIRRTGADTEEPKVQQFLRRLQGVLVARTYVMMDYDCRAEHLERAVALTPGLESPTISPLHNEGWVAVRAMVPAKEAQRIMDDLYDLGARAILTTAIHACRL
- the ribH gene encoding 6,7-dimethyl-8-ribityllumazine synthase, whose amino-acid sequence is MSGKGAPELTVKNSEDLRVAVVAAQWHVEVMDGLVGGALRALNELGISEPTVLRVPGSFELPVAAKALAARGYDAVVALGVVIRGGTPHFEYVCQGVTQGLTQVSVETGVPIGFGVLTCDDEQQALDRAGIEGSREDKGHEAVTAAVATAVTLRSLTEPWH
- a CDS encoding nicotinamide mononucleotide transporter family protein, giving the protein MSVVGWLNAEAFTVFGQHLIYSDLIGNTVGLVGLALGWRRSVWTWPAQALSALVLIAANVHVHQSGSVGKQLIILITAVWGWRQWTRGTERAADGGVAVRFATWRERALLIALAVLGTLAVGGLFTAYPSLSWNPWPDAYVFVGTLVAMIAQARGLVEFWFAWLLVDCVGVPLNFTSGLAFSGLIYLVYGALVLWGLRDWWLRSRTDARPALEGAPA
- a CDS encoding phosphoribosyl-ATP diphosphatase; this encodes MSKKTFEELFTELQYKAANGDPATSRTAELVDKGVHAIGKKVVEEAAEVWMAAEYEGKEAAAEEISQLLYHVQVMMVARGISLDDVYAHL
- a CDS encoding PH domain-containing protein, with the translated sequence MDQNSAATAPTTLPRTFRPTRTRAILLIGGAVMFVVISVIALVLPKLGPGERISFVFTAAMLWGGLGMLCRPRVVATESGVRVVNILSSRSLDWAEIVQVNLRAGDPWVFLDLSDGTSLPALGIQPGLAKQHAIRDASALRALVEARGAYDGRDGRDVTGPR